The Acropora palmata chromosome 10, jaAcrPala1.3, whole genome shotgun sequence genome contains a region encoding:
- the LOC141895335 gene encoding uncharacterized protein LOC141895335 produces the protein MYYQDSFLFYQKPQYMQNNLFSPPTHFLDESRICNPSQPCFMTKQTSAFTQPEAFNSNLPSQFPFSYGTDPRALLPSSSGKLSIPESSASSEITIHHPLPVYFRVKPALRTPSGKRCRKSRTVFTDLQLRVLEKKFSEQRYLDSTNRTRLSQILGLNEAQVKTWFQNRRMKWKRREAKTDKPDSSSLGKKGENLARDQGNTDKETMIKGGEKFGNTTLSSYGRDN, from the exons ATGTATTACCAAGATTCGTTCCTGTTTTACCAAAAGCCTCAGTATATGCAGAATAACCTCTTTTCTCCGCCGACACATTTCCTCGACGAAAGCAGAATTTGCAACCCTTCACAGCCTTGTTTTATGACCAAACAAACCAGCGCGTTTACTCAACCCGAAGCGTTCAACTCAAACTTGCCATCTCAATTCCCATTCAGTTACGGAACTGACCCGAGAGCCCTTCTTCCGTCTTCCTCAGGAAAACTCAGCATTCCTG aGTCCTCTGCAAGCTCAGAGATAACCATTCACCACCCTCTGCCAGTTTACTTCCGTGTGAAACCAGCTCTCCGAACACCCAGTGGAAAACGATGTCGAAAATCTCGCACTGTCTTCACCGACTTACAACTAAGAGTTCTAGAGAAAAAGTTCTCGGAACAACGATACCTAGACTCAACCAATCGCACGAGGCTGTCACAGATTCTAGGACTGAACGAAGCGCAAGTTAAAACCTGGTTTCAGAACAGGCGAATGAAGTGGAAAAGAAGAGAAGCAAAAACGGACAAACCCGACAGCTCCAGTTTGGGAAAGAAAGGAGAGAACCTAGCTCGAGATCAAGGAAAtacagacaaagaaacaatgaTAAAAGGAGGAGAGAAGTTTGGGAATACAACGCTTAGTAGTTATGGCCGAGACAATTGA